Proteins co-encoded in one Arthrobacter alpinus genomic window:
- a CDS encoding sugar transferase: protein MRNLRWVDASIIAVALILAQIVRFGFDKTDLTLGSLTISYWVCGVILGLVWYVMLGAWDSRKIRVVGAGTDEYKLILTATTWLFGTLAILSYAFDLDTARGYVLLALPIGSCGILLSRWVQRRSLHRKRLSGESSAKVLVVAGAATASHLVSSLNRQPTAGFTPVAIHVPDGDDTDGALARKTGVPMAGTGHDVHSVMESINRHGADTVAMSSGIALSPEEIRDLGWALADRRIRLIMAPALTDIAGPRLHVQPVSGLPLVHVSTPQFSSGAQFAKRVFDVITSSLLILALSPVLLALAVIVKSDGGSALFRQQRIGLQGEKFHMFKFRSMVVDAENLVAALAHQSDGNGVMFKMKNDPRVTSAGQWMRRYSLDELPQLFNVLLGHMSLVGPRPPLESEAAEYERHVHRRFLVKPGITGLWQVSGRSNLSWKDTVRLDLYYVENWSFAGDIMILLKTLKAVIKVDGAY from the coding sequence ATCAGAAATTTACGATGGGTTGACGCGAGCATCATTGCAGTGGCCCTCATCTTGGCCCAAATTGTCCGATTTGGTTTCGACAAGACGGATCTGACTCTTGGGTCGCTAACAATTTCTTACTGGGTGTGCGGGGTGATCCTGGGACTCGTCTGGTACGTGATGCTGGGTGCGTGGGACAGCCGCAAGATTCGCGTCGTTGGCGCGGGAACCGACGAGTACAAACTCATTCTTACCGCCACCACCTGGCTGTTCGGCACCCTGGCTATTTTGTCCTACGCTTTCGATTTGGATACGGCACGTGGGTACGTGCTCCTTGCCCTCCCCATCGGAAGCTGCGGCATTCTGCTTTCACGATGGGTGCAACGAAGAAGCCTGCATCGGAAACGACTGAGCGGTGAATCCTCGGCAAAAGTGCTGGTCGTCGCAGGTGCAGCTACAGCCTCTCACTTAGTCTCGTCACTTAACCGCCAGCCAACTGCCGGTTTTACACCAGTGGCCATTCACGTTCCGGACGGCGATGACACTGACGGGGCTTTGGCCCGTAAGACCGGTGTGCCTATGGCGGGAACTGGCCACGATGTCCACTCAGTCATGGAATCTATAAATAGGCATGGAGCTGACACGGTAGCGATGTCGTCGGGAATTGCGCTATCTCCCGAAGAGATCCGCGACTTGGGATGGGCCCTGGCTGATCGGCGGATCCGCCTGATCATGGCACCCGCACTCACGGACATTGCCGGCCCGCGTCTGCACGTGCAACCAGTCTCCGGGCTGCCGCTGGTACACGTTTCAACGCCGCAGTTCAGCTCCGGCGCTCAATTCGCCAAGCGTGTTTTTGACGTCATCACATCCTCGCTGCTCATCCTAGCTCTGTCCCCGGTGTTGCTGGCCCTGGCCGTAATCGTCAAGAGCGATGGCGGGTCTGCCCTCTTCAGGCAGCAGCGGATCGGCTTGCAGGGCGAGAAGTTCCACATGTTCAAATTCCGCTCCATGGTTGTGGATGCCGAGAATCTTGTTGCGGCACTTGCCCATCAGTCAGATGGCAATGGCGTCATGTTCAAGATGAAGAACGATCCCCGAGTGACCAGCGCCGGACAGTGGATGCGCCGCTACAGTCTGGACGAGCTGCCGCAGTTGTTCAATGTGTTGTTAGGCCATATGAGCTTAGTCGGCCCCCGACCTCCCCTTGAAAGTGAGGCGGCAGAATATGAACGCCACGTCCACCGCCGCTTCCTCGTCAAACCTGGAATTACAGGGCTGTGGCAGGTCAGTGGACGCTCCAACCTCTCGTGGAAAGACACTGTCCGGCTGGACTTGTACTACGTGGAGAACTGGTCATTCGCCGGCGACATCATGATCCTACTCAAAACCCTCAAGGCAGTCATCAAAGTGGACGGGGCTTACTGA
- a CDS encoding PqqD family peptide modification chaperone: MPLNGTQPYVLTDSAAVIWGLVDGERDITAIVGEIRSQFPDVGPEIRESAQEFLHQLHELELLETTECA, encoded by the coding sequence ATGCCGTTGAACGGGACCCAACCCTATGTTCTGACAGACTCAGCCGCTGTGATCTGGGGCTTAGTCGACGGAGAGCGCGACATCACCGCCATCGTTGGCGAAATTCGTTCCCAATTCCCTGACGTTGGACCAGAAATTCGTGAATCCGCACAGGAATTCTTGCATCAACTGCATGAGCTTGAACTTCTGGAAACTACGGAATGTGCGTAG
- a CDS encoding glycosyltransferase, translating to MTQCYDGGVSRAMDNISKLLPEIQHFVLYSGSENPAESGQYSGVRKFSANPLKRFLEVRAYARELEVEVIHAHSSWAGLYSRAFRPSVPVIYEPHCYVFDDPQRHPLLRSVYRRIESFLSRHTTITVALTEHERGLAYGLDKNAKVRILPNIPTIPTVAYREDTTQAVPEIVMIGRLAPQKDPGFYQDLARLSSARGLPFKFVWIGSGTESDTDALQAAGIEVTGWLAPEEISQRLSRAWMYVHSAHYEGFPLSVLDAAAAKVPIIVRDLPCFEETQLTKVEDPEEAIATLAQAYFDPDFFASTKVGGQLLLQTMNTETHTDVLTSVYRDARIATDDTLVGTHS from the coding sequence GTGACGCAGTGCTATGACGGCGGCGTCAGCAGAGCCATGGACAATATCTCCAAGCTGCTGCCCGAGATCCAGCATTTTGTCCTCTATTCCGGATCAGAAAATCCAGCCGAATCTGGACAGTATTCAGGCGTCAGAAAGTTCAGTGCCAATCCGCTCAAGAGATTTTTGGAAGTCCGGGCCTACGCCAGAGAATTGGAGGTGGAAGTCATCCATGCACATTCGAGCTGGGCTGGCCTCTATTCACGCGCCTTTCGACCGTCTGTTCCCGTCATTTACGAGCCGCATTGTTACGTGTTCGATGATCCTCAGCGACACCCTTTATTGAGAAGCGTCTACAGGCGAATTGAGAGCTTTCTTAGCCGGCACACCACCATTACCGTTGCCTTAACGGAACACGAACGCGGACTTGCCTATGGTCTGGACAAGAACGCCAAGGTTCGAATCCTGCCAAATATCCCGACTATTCCCACAGTCGCCTACCGCGAAGACACCACGCAGGCAGTCCCGGAAATCGTCATGATCGGCAGGCTTGCGCCGCAGAAGGACCCTGGTTTCTATCAGGACCTTGCACGGCTCAGTTCTGCACGCGGGTTGCCGTTCAAGTTTGTCTGGATTGGCTCCGGAACTGAATCGGATACAGATGCATTGCAAGCTGCGGGCATCGAAGTCACGGGCTGGCTTGCCCCTGAAGAAATATCCCAGAGACTCAGTAGGGCATGGATGTATGTACATTCGGCACATTACGAGGGATTCCCTTTGAGCGTCCTCGACGCTGCAGCGGCCAAGGTACCGATTATTGTTCGGGATCTTCCGTGTTTCGAGGAGACTCAGCTGACGAAAGTTGAGGACCCCGAAGAGGCCATCGCCACACTCGCGCAGGCGTACTTTGATCCCGACTTCTTTGCTTCAACGAAGGTCGGCGGGCAACTTCTCCTTCAGACCATGAATACAGAAACGCACACAGACGTCCTTACATCGGTTTACCGCGATGCCCGAATCGCAACCGACGACACATTGGTAGGAACCCACTCTTGA
- a CDS encoding glycosyltransferase family 4 protein, whose product MKISMPSRILDRETGGNTTYARHLEAGLLSLGHQVDRIPSYGHPALTMLSESVFGLRKLGANHLTHYVADTGALFRGPNPTVVTVHGVASRWIEGTRSPAKEKLWRTRVSRAVATSDSVITVSNSSANDICEIFNIPRGKVNVIPHGIDVAKFAKPETYTEELLNRALPKNFVLYLGNIEPRKNLVNLIKAFQMPELKDSGTHLLIAGKPAWDYGEVMQMIEASPNVEHLGFVSDTDRTALMQACDLFVFPSLYEGFGFPVVEALAAGAVVASTRRGSLAEVAGPALRLDGTSPEELCRDISESLADETKREECLEAGVAWAQKFSWDQSIQSHVDVYTKTLNK is encoded by the coding sequence TTGAAAATCTCGATGCCATCCAGAATCCTCGACAGGGAAACCGGCGGTAACACCACCTACGCCCGACATCTTGAAGCAGGCCTACTGTCCTTGGGCCACCAAGTTGATCGAATTCCCAGCTACGGTCACCCGGCTCTCACCATGCTGTCCGAATCTGTGTTTGGCCTCAGGAAACTTGGCGCCAATCATCTGACGCACTATGTTGCCGATACCGGAGCGCTGTTCCGCGGACCAAACCCCACCGTTGTCACTGTTCATGGCGTCGCCAGCCGCTGGATTGAAGGCACCCGATCACCGGCGAAGGAGAAGTTGTGGCGCACACGCGTTTCACGGGCCGTTGCAACGTCAGATTCCGTGATCACCGTGTCCAACTCAAGCGCCAACGACATTTGTGAAATATTCAACATCCCCCGGGGAAAAGTGAACGTCATCCCCCATGGAATCGATGTCGCAAAGTTCGCCAAGCCTGAGACCTACACCGAAGAGCTCCTGAATCGCGCGCTGCCGAAGAACTTCGTACTGTACCTGGGCAATATCGAGCCACGAAAGAATCTCGTCAACCTCATCAAGGCATTCCAGATGCCAGAGCTGAAGGATTCAGGAACTCACCTGCTGATCGCCGGCAAACCGGCCTGGGATTATGGTGAAGTCATGCAAATGATCGAAGCTTCTCCCAATGTGGAGCACCTCGGATTCGTTTCTGACACTGACCGAACCGCACTCATGCAGGCATGTGATCTCTTTGTGTTCCCGAGCCTTTACGAAGGCTTCGGATTCCCTGTGGTTGAGGCGCTGGCCGCCGGGGCCGTGGTGGCTTCGACGAGGCGAGGCTCTCTTGCTGAGGTTGCAGGTCCGGCCCTGCGCCTTGATGGAACATCTCCCGAAGAGCTCTGCCGCGACATTTCTGAGTCCCTTGCCGATGAGACAAAACGTGAGGAATGCTTGGAGGCCGGTGTTGCTTGGGCCCAAAAATTCTCTTGGGACCAGAGCATCCAAAGCCACGTGGACGTCTACACAAAGACCCTGAACAAATGA
- a CDS encoding polysaccharide pyruvyl transferase family protein codes for MGPKILLGPEHPKPRGRLHKDPEQMRALVLHAYSASNLGDGLLVRETLELVREACGGKVDITVLASHPETFTGLNVKVLNSAPTKRGFNLKYLKTLWRMDGFDLVVAVGGGYIRAGTVVEALKAGVIHGPQLVAAALRTRKAVYLPQSVGPARFGTRPIMSALLSRQHAVWVRDNRSQGQFPLQNVQRTPDLAILGMQRSTLPFDSSGNIVLSVRYIRGALTQPLRSLHGLLGVVDSYVQSSVASNNDVPAVNELAPQRILSTNEFMENPDKAKVVIAVRLHAALMAIAAGHYVIHLAYERKGFGAFQDLGIPEFVFNVNSFDAEAVAALAYRLQTDVDFRTDYHSRVLSTRSSSDAHQADILASLQESMSAQLVQ; via the coding sequence TTGGGCCCAAAAATTCTCTTGGGACCAGAGCATCCAAAGCCACGTGGACGTCTACACAAAGACCCTGAACAAATGAGGGCACTGGTACTCCACGCATATAGCGCTTCAAACCTCGGCGACGGTCTCCTCGTCCGGGAAACGCTCGAACTGGTCCGTGAAGCCTGCGGAGGAAAGGTCGATATCACTGTTCTGGCGTCTCACCCTGAAACTTTCACCGGGCTAAATGTCAAAGTCCTCAATTCTGCACCCACTAAACGTGGATTCAATCTGAAGTACCTGAAGACACTGTGGCGAATGGATGGCTTTGATCTGGTGGTTGCAGTGGGCGGCGGCTACATCCGTGCCGGTACGGTGGTGGAGGCCCTGAAAGCCGGAGTCATCCACGGTCCCCAACTGGTAGCTGCTGCTCTACGCACCCGCAAGGCTGTCTACCTGCCACAAAGCGTAGGGCCAGCCAGATTCGGAACAAGACCCATAATGTCCGCCTTGCTGTCGCGCCAGCATGCAGTTTGGGTGCGGGACAACAGAAGCCAAGGACAATTCCCCTTGCAAAACGTGCAGCGCACTCCGGATCTTGCCATACTGGGCATGCAGCGATCTACTTTACCGTTCGACAGCAGTGGCAACATCGTGCTGTCCGTCCGATACATTCGCGGAGCATTAACCCAACCGCTCCGATCCCTTCATGGCCTTCTGGGGGTGGTCGACAGCTACGTGCAAAGCTCCGTTGCCTCAAATAATGATGTCCCAGCGGTGAACGAACTTGCTCCGCAGCGAATCCTTTCCACCAACGAGTTCATGGAAAACCCTGACAAGGCAAAAGTGGTCATCGCAGTCAGACTCCACGCAGCTCTGATGGCGATTGCAGCCGGTCACTATGTCATTCACTTGGCGTACGAGCGAAAGGGATTTGGTGCATTCCAAGACCTGGGTATCCCCGAATTCGTTTTCAATGTGAACAGCTTCGATGCCGAGGCGGTTGCTGCACTCGCCTACCGGCTTCAAACCGATGTCGATTTCAGAACTGACTACCACAGCCGAGTGCTATCGACTCGCTCATCGTCAGATGCACACCAGGCAGATATCTTGGCGTCTTTGCAGGAATCTATGTCCGCGCAGCTGGTGCAATAA